In Actinomycetota bacterium, one genomic interval encodes:
- a CDS encoding 4Fe-4S binding protein, with translation MGVRLSNYRRVIQAFFFSLFLVLLAITSKQISLPFPTELFLVADPLIALVSLLSGVPFRHEMLFALITVAVTLMLGRVFCGYACPMGALLDLFAPLSRVLKIKRGSFARLKTLPVITLTIILIMSIFGINILMLLDPLAMLTRTTTVAVFPGIDYVLSTIADSLYTNRNIAPLVDKTVWKLSGILIYDDQRAFLSAQWMIALFAFVVSLNALGNRFWCRYVCPLGGLLGIIGRAPLYRRKVAVESCTNCLKCANNCNMEAISDDGLKTNAASCVLCLKCRNNCPQEAISVDLKPELSNPMPSRRTAIATVGATMVAAYTVPLNKWPEPDELTLIRPPGALKEPAFLDKCVRCGACLKACPTNVLQPALLQYGVEAVWTPYLDFNLSVCDWSCNACGKACPTGAIEHLKLKAKQKFVLGVAEIDRGKCIPWIAGHGCGICVELCPLPDKAIIIEERPTNYGKMAVLPIVVKDKCIGCGICEKKCPLPRRKAIKVFPTKFEGGQDLFYTLDNRDGMG, from the coding sequence ATGGGTGTAAGATTGTCCAATTATCGAAGGGTAATTCAAGCGTTTTTCTTCTCACTCTTCCTGGTGCTCCTCGCTATCACCTCAAAGCAGATTAGCCTGCCGTTTCCGACTGAGCTTTTTCTCGTCGCCGACCCGCTTATAGCACTCGTCTCTCTCCTGTCCGGCGTGCCTTTCAGACATGAGATGCTCTTCGCTCTAATAACGGTAGCCGTAACCCTTATGTTGGGGAGGGTCTTCTGTGGATATGCCTGTCCGATGGGCGCTCTTCTCGACCTCTTCGCCCCGCTCTCAAGGGTTCTGAAGATAAAGCGGGGGTCTTTTGCGCGGCTGAAGACGCTTCCGGTCATAACATTGACAATCATCCTGATCATGAGTATCTTCGGTATCAATATCCTAATGCTTCTCGACCCCCTCGCCATGCTTACACGAACGACTACGGTAGCCGTCTTCCCCGGAATCGATTATGTCCTTTCGACGATTGCGGACTCTCTTTATACCAACAGAAACATAGCTCCGCTCGTCGATAAGACGGTTTGGAAGCTCTCCGGAATACTAATCTACGACGACCAACGGGCGTTTCTTTCCGCGCAGTGGATGATCGCCCTCTTCGCGTTCGTCGTAAGCCTTAACGCGCTCGGCAATAGGTTCTGGTGCCGCTACGTCTGCCCGCTCGGAGGCCTGCTCGGAATTATCGGACGGGCGCCGCTCTATAGGCGAAAAGTCGCGGTAGAATCATGCACGAATTGCCTGAAATGCGCCAATAACTGCAACATGGAAGCAATATCCGACGATGGCTTAAAAACCAACGCTGCGAGCTGCGTGCTCTGCCTCAAGTGCAGGAACAACTGCCCGCAAGAAGCCATATCGGTCGATTTGAAGCCGGAGTTATCTAACCCGATGCCCTCTAGGAGAACGGCCATCGCAACAGTCGGCGCGACGATGGTCGCCGCCTACACGGTGCCGTTGAATAAATGGCCCGAGCCGGACGAGTTGACTCTTATCAGGCCGCCCGGCGCGCTCAAGGAGCCGGCGTTTCTCGATAAATGCGTGCGCTGCGGTGCATGCCTCAAGGCCTGCCCGACTAATGTCCTTCAGCCGGCGCTCCTCCAGTATGGCGTTGAGGCCGTCTGGACACCGTACCTCGATTTTAATTTGAGTGTCTGCGACTGGTCGTGTAACGCTTGCGGCAAAGCCTGTCCGACAGGCGCCATCGAGCACTTAAAACTCAAGGCTAAGCAGAAGTTTGTCTTGGGCGTGGCCGAAATCGACCGGGGCAAGTGTATCCCCTGGATAGCCGGTCACGGCTGCGGGATTTGTGTGGAGCTTTGCCCGCTGCCGGATAAAGCGATAATCATCGAAGAGCGGCCCACGAACTACGGAAAGATGGCGGTTCTGCCTATCGTTGTCAAAGATAAATGCATCGGCTGCGGCATATGCGAGAAGAAGTGTCCGCTGCCGCGCCGAAAAGCCATCAAGGTCTTCCCGACGAAATTCGAAGGCGGTCAAGACCTCTTCTACACGCTCGACAATAGAGATGGCATGGGTTAG